In the genome of Paenibacillus sp. FSL R5-0766, one region contains:
- the yaaA gene encoding S4 domain-containing protein YaaA, whose amino-acid sequence MNQVTIRTEYIKLDQFLKLADCIPTGGMAKALLQEGLVRVNKEPEERRGRKLYPGDIVEVDGEGTFEVAAE is encoded by the coding sequence GTGAACCAAGTTACGATTCGTACGGAATATATTAAGCTTGATCAATTTTTGAAACTGGCTGATTGCATCCCAACTGGAGGTATGGCCAAAGCTTTGCTTCAGGAAGGTCTTGTACGTGTGAATAAAGAGCCTGAGGAACGCCGGGGACGGAAGTTATACCCTGGGGATATCGTTGAGGTGGACGGAGAAGGTACATTCGAAGTTGCTGCAGAATAG
- the recF gene encoding DNA replication/repair protein RecF, whose protein sequence is MFVNSIDLQNFRNYEHLRLDSFGPVNLLIGQNAQGKTNLAEAIFVLALTKSHRTSRDKELIRFGEERARLAAEVDKKYGSVKLELSLSQQGKKAKINGLEQRKLSDFVGALNVVMFAPEDLEIVKGTPGVRRRFLDMEIGQVAPGYLYHLQQYQKVLVQRNNLLKQLWGQGASAQTMLEVWNEQLVEHGVKIVKKRKQFIKKLQKWAETIHQGITGGGEVLRLAYLPSFSEAAEEDEAVLMDQFMIKLSQMKEQEIRRGTTLSGPHRDDLSFFINDREVQTYGSQGQQRTTALSLKLAEIELIHEEIGEYPVLLLDDVLSELDPFRQTQLIETFQSKVQTFITATGIESLNVDKLKDASIYHVHAGQVER, encoded by the coding sequence GTGTTTGTGAACAGCATTGATCTGCAGAATTTCCGCAATTATGAACATCTGAGACTGGATTCTTTTGGTCCCGTAAACTTGTTGATCGGGCAAAATGCCCAAGGCAAGACCAATCTTGCAGAGGCGATTTTTGTACTCGCACTCACCAAGAGTCACCGTACATCCCGTGACAAGGAGTTAATCCGTTTCGGTGAGGAACGTGCCAGACTTGCAGCAGAGGTCGACAAAAAGTATGGATCGGTCAAGCTTGAACTATCTTTGTCGCAACAAGGCAAAAAAGCAAAGATTAACGGCCTGGAGCAGCGCAAGTTAAGTGATTTTGTCGGAGCGCTCAATGTTGTGATGTTTGCACCGGAGGATCTGGAAATTGTAAAAGGCACACCGGGGGTCCGCCGCCGGTTTCTTGACATGGAGATCGGGCAGGTAGCACCAGGTTACCTGTATCACCTACAGCAATACCAAAAAGTGCTCGTCCAACGAAACAATTTGCTTAAGCAGTTATGGGGACAAGGGGCATCAGCCCAGACCATGCTTGAGGTGTGGAACGAACAACTGGTTGAGCATGGTGTTAAAATCGTCAAAAAAAGGAAACAATTCATAAAGAAACTGCAAAAGTGGGCAGAAACGATTCATCAGGGGATCACCGGAGGCGGAGAAGTCTTGCGGCTGGCCTACCTTCCTTCCTTCAGCGAAGCCGCTGAGGAAGATGAAGCTGTCTTAATGGACCAATTTATGATAAAATTATCACAAATGAAAGAGCAGGAGATTCGCCGAGGCACAACCCTTAGTGGGCCGCATCGGGATGACCTGTCCTTTTTCATTAACGATCGGGAAGTACAAACATATGGCTCGCAGGGGCAGCAGCGCACAACAGCGTTGTCCCTTAAACTTGCGGAAATTGAACTGATTCATGAAGAAATCGGAGAATATCCAGTTCTGTTGCTGGATGATGTTTTGTCCGAGCTGGATCCTTTTCGCCAGACGCAGCTGATCGAAACGTTCCAGAGCAAGGTGCAAACCTTTATTACGGCTACGGGGATCGAGAGCCTGAACGTTGACAAGCTCAAAGATGCCAGTATTTATCACGTTCATGCCGGACAGGTTGAACGCTAA
- a CDS encoding extracellular matrix/biofilm biosynthesis regulator RemA family protein: MYIHLGGEKIIRSSELVAIFDISIEKSSKISKQYVTHAEQEKTVEHIGEEEAKSIVVTKNIVYYSPISSATLKKRAHIFPDL; encoded by the coding sequence ATGTACATTCATCTGGGCGGTGAGAAGATCATCCGTTCTTCCGAATTGGTCGCTATTTTTGATATATCGATTGAAAAATCCTCAAAGATCTCCAAGCAGTATGTCACGCATGCCGAGCAGGAAAAAACAGTGGAACACATCGGTGAAGAGGAAGCGAAGTCCATTGTGGTTACCAAAAACATTGTGTACTACTCGCCTATTTCCTCAGCCACGCTGAAAAAGCGGGCTCACATTTTTCCTGATCTCTAG